One part of the Planctomycetota bacterium genome encodes these proteins:
- a CDS encoding aminotransferase class I/II-fold pyridoxal phosphate-dependent enzyme — protein sequence MTFRKIDYLEWARTYMGRVKYDLAKSNVKALTREELGLALDQVALSAPEEEGFPELRALLARRYGLAPSNVLVTSGATMAIFLAASSVLEPADQVILESPNYEPLYRAAAHRGAEVKILERRFERGFGIDMEELERCISRSTRAIFLTNLHNPSGTATSPEKMLTIGQIARDYGATVVVSEVYLDNAFVPGLRPAAACGPNLVSIGSLSKIYGLGGLRLGWMAGPEPVIRKARIVLDYLECDLPAPSESIALVALRKAPELAERARRIAARNFAVVEEWLGRRDDLSWVKPDGGTVCLLKLPPGVEGMELSNLLREKYGTLVVPGEFFWIRGFIRVSCGGDEEVLRQGLKNVGKAVDQLKARRP from the coding sequence ATGACGTTCCGCAAGATCGACTACCTCGAATGGGCGCGGACCTACATGGGCCGCGTCAAATACGACCTCGCCAAGTCCAACGTCAAGGCGCTCACGCGGGAGGAGCTCGGCCTTGCCCTGGACCAGGTGGCGCTCTCGGCCCCCGAGGAGGAGGGGTTCCCGGAACTCCGCGCGCTCCTGGCGCGGCGCTACGGCCTGGCCCCGTCGAACGTCCTGGTTACGTCGGGCGCGACCATGGCGATCTTTCTGGCGGCCTCCTCCGTCCTCGAACCGGCCGACCAGGTCATCCTCGAATCGCCCAACTACGAACCGCTCTATCGCGCCGCCGCGCACCGGGGGGCGGAGGTGAAGATCCTCGAACGGCGCTTCGAGCGCGGCTTCGGGATCGACATGGAGGAGCTGGAGCGCTGCATCAGCCGGAGCACGCGCGCGATCTTCCTGACGAATCTCCACAACCCTTCCGGGACCGCCACGAGCCCGGAGAAAATGCTGACGATCGGACAGATCGCCCGCGATTACGGCGCCACCGTCGTCGTGAGCGAGGTTTATCTGGACAACGCCTTCGTGCCGGGCCTGCGCCCGGCGGCCGCGTGCGGGCCGAACCTGGTCTCGATCGGAAGCCTTTCGAAGATCTACGGCCTGGGGGGCCTCCGCCTGGGCTGGATGGCCGGACCGGAGCCCGTGATCCGAAAGGCCCGGATCGTCCTGGACTATCTGGAATGCGACCTTCCCGCCCCCAGCGAGTCGATCGCGCTGGTGGCTCTGCGGAAGGCCCCCGAGCTGGCCGAGCGCGCCCGCCGCATCGCCGCGCGCAACTTCGCCGTCGTCGAAGAATGGCTGGGCCGGAGGGACGACCTCTCGTGGGTAAAGCCGGACGGGGGCACCGTCTGCCTGCTGAAGCTCCCGCCCGGCGTGGAGGGAATGGAACTCTCGAATCTCTTGCGCGAGAAATACGGCACGCTCGTCGTGCCGGGAGAATTCTTCTGGATCCGCGGGTTCATCCGCGTCTCCTGCGGCGGAGACGAGGAGGTCCTGCGCCAGGGACTCAAGAACGTCGGGAAGGCCGTCGACCAGCTCAAGGCGCGCCGTCCCTGA